A segment of the Cytobacillus luteolus genome:
TGCATCAGTAGCAGCAAGTTTGTTAATGTATGAGGTTTATCGTAAGCGTAATCCTCTAGGGAGCTAATTAATATGGATATCCTGATTGTTGATGGATATAACATCATTGGCGCTTGGCCTTCTTTAAGAGAGTTAAAATCGAAGGACCTTTCTTCAGCTCGGGATTTGCTAATTGAAAAAATGGCAGAATATCAAGCGTACACAGGATATAGAGTGATTATTGTTTTTGACGCACACCTTGTGAAAGGAATCGAAAAGAAAAATCATAAACACAAGGTTGAGGTAATATTTACCAAAGGTAATGAGACTGCAGACGAACATATCGAGAAATTAGCTAAGCAATTAAATAATATAAAAACGCAAATTCATGTAGCGACTTCTGATTATACTGAACAATGGGCGATCTTTGGACAAGGAGCACTAAGGAAATCAGCACGAGAACTCCTAAATGAAATGGGTTCGGTTGAAAAGAGGATAGAAAATAAAGTCAAAAAAACAGTAGAGAAAAAGCCAGCTTCTAAGATTCAATTATCAAATGAAGTTGCAGAAATTTTCGAAAAATGGCGAAGAGGGCAACAATGACCGGTTGACGCTGTTTTATTTTGTCCTGTATAATATTTCTATCTAGGTAAAGTACAAACTAACTTTTCTAAGAGAATTTAGTATTTTACCATTATGTGCGTTCGGGGGGATCGGTATGAGCTCAAGCTTCGATGTCAAAGACAACACTAAATACGGACTACTCGAGGATGAAGAAGTCATTGAATTAGTTCATATAGGTCAAAGTGATGCACTGGATTACTTAATTAATAAATATCGTAATTTTGTTCGTGCAAAAGCAAGGTCTTATTTTCTAATTGGAGCGGACAGAGAAGATATTGTTCAGGAAGGTATGATTGGCCTTTATAAGGCGATTCGTGATTATAAAGAGGACAAGCTATCTTCTTTTAAGGCCTTTGCAGAACTATGTATTACTCGTCAAATCATTACTGCAATTAAAACAGCCACTCGACAAAAACATATTCCTCTTAATTCCTACGTATCTCTCGATAAGCCTATTTATGATGATGAATCGGACAGAACCTTAATGGATGTTATATCTGGTGCTAAAGTATTAGACCCAGAGGAATTGATTATTAATCAAGAGAAATTCGATGACATTGAAGTGAAAATGGCCGAGCTGCTAAGTGATTTAGAACGTAAGGTATTAGC
Coding sequences within it:
- a CDS encoding NYN domain-containing protein, with product MDILIVDGYNIIGAWPSLRELKSKDLSSARDLLIEKMAEYQAYTGYRVIIVFDAHLVKGIEKKNHKHKVEVIFTKGNETADEHIEKLAKQLNNIKTQIHVATSDYTEQWAIFGQGALRKSARELLNEMGSVEKRIENKVKKTVEKKPASKIQLSNEVAEIFEKWRRGQQ
- the sigH gene encoding RNA polymerase sporulation sigma factor SigH, yielding MSSSFDVKDNTKYGLLEDEEVIELVHIGQSDALDYLINKYRNFVRAKARSYFLIGADREDIVQEGMIGLYKAIRDYKEDKLSSFKAFAELCITRQIITAIKTATRQKHIPLNSYVSLDKPIYDDESDRTLMDVISGAKVLDPEELIINQEKFDDIEVKMAELLSDLERKVLALYLDGRSYQEISEDLNRHVKSIDNALQRVKRKLERYLEIRELTL